The following are from one region of the Theropithecus gelada isolate Dixy chromosome 6, Tgel_1.0, whole genome shotgun sequence genome:
- the PRKAA1 gene encoding 5'-AMP-activated protein kinase catalytic subunit alpha-1 isoform X2 — MRRLSSWRKMATAEKQKHDGRVKIGHYILGDTLGVGTFGKVKVGKHELTGHKVAVKILNRQKIRSLDVVGKIRREIQNLKLFRHPHIIKLYQVISTPSDIFMVMEYVSGGELFDYICKNGRLDEKESRRLFQQILSGVDYCHRHMVVHRDLKPENVLLDAHMNAKIADFGLSNMMSDGEFLRTSCGSPNYAAPEVISGRLYAGPEVDIWSSGVILYALLCGTLPFDDDHVPTLFKKICDGIFYTPQYLNPSVISLLKHMLQVDPMKRATIKDIREHEWFKQDLPKYLFPEDPSYSSTMIDDEALKEVCEKFECSEEEVLSCLYNRNHQDPLAVAYHLIIDNRRIMNEAKDFYLATSPPDSFLDDHHLSRPHPERVPFLVAETPRARHTLDELNPQKSKHQGVRKAKWHLGIRSQSRPNDIMAEVCRAIKQLDYEWKVVNPYYLRVRRKNPVTSTYSKMSLQLYQVDSRTYLLDFRSIDDEITEAKSGTATPQRSGSVSNYRSCQRSDSDAEAQGKSSEVSLTSSVTSLDSSPVDLTPRPGSHTIEFFEMCANLIKILAQ; from the exons TTGGCAAACATGAATTGACTGGGCATAAAGTTGCTGTGAAGATACTCAATCGACAGAAGATTCGGAGCCTTGATGTGGTAGGAAAAATCCGCAGAGAAATTCAGAACCTCAAGCTTTTCAGGCATCCTCATATAATTAAACT GTACCAGGTCATCAGTACACCATCTGATATTTTCATGGTGATGGAGTATGTCTCAGGAGGAGAGCTATTTGATTATATCTGTAAGAATGGAAGG CTGGATGAAAAAGAAAGTCGACGTCTATTCCAACAGATCCTTTCTGGTGTGGATTATTGTCACAGGCATATGGTAGTCCATAGAGATTTGAAACCTGAAAATGTCCTGCTTGATGCACACATGAATGCAAAGATAGCCGATTTTG GTCTTTCAAACATGATGTCAGATGGTGAATTTTTAAGAACAAGTTGTGGCTCACCCAACTATGCTGCACCAGAAGTAATTTCAGGAAG ATTGTATGCAGGCCCAGAGGTAGATATATGGAGCAGTGGGGTTATTCTCTATGCTTTATTATGTGGAACCCTTCCATTTGATGATGACCATGTGCCAACTCTTTTTAAGAAGATATGTGATGGGATCTTCTATACCCCTCAATATTTAAATCCTTCTGTGATTAGCCTTTTGAAACATATGCTGCAGGTGGATCCCATGAAGAGGGCCACAATCAAAGATATCAG GGAACATGAATGGTTTAAACAGGACCTTCCAAAGTATCTCTTTCCTGAGGATCCATCATATAGTTCAACCATGATTGACGATGAAGCCTTAAAAGAAGTATGTGAAAAGTTTGAGTGCTCAGAAGAGGAAGTTCTCAGCTGTCTTTATAACAGAAATCACCAGGATCCTTTGGCAGTTGCATACCATCTCATAATAGATAACAGGAGAATAATGAATGAAGCCAAAGATTTCTATTTGGCGACAAGCCCACCTGATTCTTTTCTTGATGATCATCACCTGTCTCGGCCCCATCCTGAAAGAGTACCATTCTTGGTTGCTGAAACACCAAGGGCACGCCATACCCTTGATGAATTAAATCCGCAGAAATCCAAACACCAAGGTGTAAGGAAAGCAAAATGGCATTTAGGAATTAGAAGTCAAAGTCGTCCAAATGATATTATGGCAGAAGTATGTAGAGCAATTAAACAATTGGATTATGAATGGAAG GTTGTAAACCCATATTATTTGCGTGTACGAAGGAAGAATCCTGTGACAAGCACTTACTCCAAAATGAGTCTACAGTTATACCAGGTGGATAGTAGAACTTACCTACTGGATTTCCGTAGTATTGATG ATGAAATTACAGAAGCCAAATCAGGGACTGCTACTCCACAGAGATCGGGATCAGTTAGCAACTATCGATCTTGCCAAAGGAGTGATTCAGATGCTGAGGCTCAAGGAAAATCCTCAGAAGTTTCTCTTACCTCATCTGTGACCTCACTTGACTCTTCTCCTGTTGACCTAACTCCAAGACCTGGAAGTCACACAATAGAATTTTTTGAGATGTGTGCAAATCTAATTAAAATTCTTGCACAATAA